A stretch of Lactuca sativa cultivar Salinas chromosome 6, Lsat_Salinas_v11, whole genome shotgun sequence DNA encodes these proteins:
- the LOC111891446 gene encoding transcription factor TGA3 isoform X2 has protein sequence MAPTSTQFSTSTRMGTYDPLHHVSMSNHIFEDHMSTKKSHTIINQPEATRLTNNMEYTSQESLESYRESDKNISDKFQRRLAQNREAARKSRLKKKAYVRELESGRLKLEKLEHEIKRTRQQVTYVDPPGYGQLPGIATFVAKYDLWVVEQHKKESELMTILQTDVSDDELRVVLDGVIDHYQDLFWMKADAAKVDAFNLLYGSWRSPIERLFEWLGGFRPSEVLYILMPWFEPLTDTQIVNLSKLRHTCRQAEDALTQGIDKLEQTLAQSVAINITESANCNTWMISAMEELQALENFLNQADHLRYRTLQQMSRVLTNRQAAKGLLALGEYFQRLRVLNSLWSARPHGLDFVVGRKM, from the exons ATGGCACCAACATCAACCCAATTTTCCACTTCGACAAGAATGGGAACATATGATCCACTTCACCATGTTAGCATGTCGAACCACATCTTCGAAGATCACATGAGCACGAAGAAGAGCCATACCATCATCAATCAACCCGAAGCAACGAGACTAACCAACAAT ATGGAGTACACTTCTCAAGAATCATTAGAATCTTATCGGGAGTCGGATAAGAATATTTCAGATAAG TTTCAACGACGATTAGCACAAAACCGTGAAGCTGCACGAAAAAGTCGTTTAAAGAAAAAG GCCTACGTTCGAGAATTGGAATCAGGGCGTCTAAAGTTGGAAAAACTAGAGCATGAAATCAAGAGGACTCGACAACAG GTTACGTATGTGGATCCACCAGGCTATGGTCAACTACCTG GGATTGCTACATTTGTGGCTAAGTATGATTTATGGGTTGTTGAGCAACATAAAAAGGAGAGTGAACTTATGACTATCCTACAAACCGATGTAAGTGATGATGAGCTTCGGGTTGTATTAGATGGTGTTATAGACCACTACCAAGATCTTTTCTGGATGAAAGCTGATGCTGCAAAGGTCGATGCCTTTAATTTGTTATATGGGTCGTGGAGGTCTCCCATTGAGAGGTTGTTTGAATGGCTTGGTGGATTCCGACCCTCCGAGGTTCTATAT ATACTAATGCCATGGTTTGAGCCATTAACAGATACACAAATCGTGAATTTATCCAAACTTAGACACACATGTCGACAAGCCGAAGATGCATTAACTCAAGGAATTGATAAACTTGAACAAACGTTGGCTCAAAGCGTCGCTATTAACATAACGGAAAGTGCAAATTGCAACACTTGGATGATTTCGGCAATGGAGGAGCTCCAAGCACTCGAAAACTTCTTAAACCAG GCGGATCATCTTCGATATCGAACGCTACAACAAATGTCACGGGTCTTGACAAATCGTCAAGCAGCAAAAGGGTTGCTTGCATTGGGCGAGTATTTCCAACGTCTTCGTGTACTAAATTCACTTTGGTCTGCTAGACCTCATGGATTAGATTTCGTTGTTGGTCGAAAAATGTAA
- the LOC111891446 gene encoding transcription factor TGA3 isoform X1, giving the protein MDLHINMAPTSTQFSTSTRMGTYDPLHHVSMSNHIFEDHMSTKKSHTIINQPEATRLTNNMEYTSQESLESYRESDKNISDKFQRRLAQNREAARKSRLKKKAYVRELESGRLKLEKLEHEIKRTRQQVTYVDPPGYGQLPGIATFVAKYDLWVVEQHKKESELMTILQTDVSDDELRVVLDGVIDHYQDLFWMKADAAKVDAFNLLYGSWRSPIERLFEWLGGFRPSEVLYILMPWFEPLTDTQIVNLSKLRHTCRQAEDALTQGIDKLEQTLAQSVAINITESANCNTWMISAMEELQALENFLNQADHLRYRTLQQMSRVLTNRQAAKGLLALGEYFQRLRVLNSLWSARPHGLDFVVGRKM; this is encoded by the exons ATG GATTTGCATATAAATATGGCACCAACATCAACCCAATTTTCCACTTCGACAAGAATGGGAACATATGATCCACTTCACCATGTTAGCATGTCGAACCACATCTTCGAAGATCACATGAGCACGAAGAAGAGCCATACCATCATCAATCAACCCGAAGCAACGAGACTAACCAACAAT ATGGAGTACACTTCTCAAGAATCATTAGAATCTTATCGGGAGTCGGATAAGAATATTTCAGATAAG TTTCAACGACGATTAGCACAAAACCGTGAAGCTGCACGAAAAAGTCGTTTAAAGAAAAAG GCCTACGTTCGAGAATTGGAATCAGGGCGTCTAAAGTTGGAAAAACTAGAGCATGAAATCAAGAGGACTCGACAACAG GTTACGTATGTGGATCCACCAGGCTATGGTCAACTACCTG GGATTGCTACATTTGTGGCTAAGTATGATTTATGGGTTGTTGAGCAACATAAAAAGGAGAGTGAACTTATGACTATCCTACAAACCGATGTAAGTGATGATGAGCTTCGGGTTGTATTAGATGGTGTTATAGACCACTACCAAGATCTTTTCTGGATGAAAGCTGATGCTGCAAAGGTCGATGCCTTTAATTTGTTATATGGGTCGTGGAGGTCTCCCATTGAGAGGTTGTTTGAATGGCTTGGTGGATTCCGACCCTCCGAGGTTCTATAT ATACTAATGCCATGGTTTGAGCCATTAACAGATACACAAATCGTGAATTTATCCAAACTTAGACACACATGTCGACAAGCCGAAGATGCATTAACTCAAGGAATTGATAAACTTGAACAAACGTTGGCTCAAAGCGTCGCTATTAACATAACGGAAAGTGCAAATTGCAACACTTGGATGATTTCGGCAATGGAGGAGCTCCAAGCACTCGAAAACTTCTTAAACCAG GCGGATCATCTTCGATATCGAACGCTACAACAAATGTCACGGGTCTTGACAAATCGTCAAGCAGCAAAAGGGTTGCTTGCATTGGGCGAGTATTTCCAACGTCTTCGTGTACTAAATTCACTTTGGTCTGCTAGACCTCATGGATTAGATTTCGTTGTTGGTCGAAAAATGTAA
- the LOC111891419 gene encoding protein EPIDERMAL PATTERNING FACTOR 2 produces MRNIYPHILLLVSIVFLALDLGESLHPHHFTYKVKGGYGESQNHKHPKEGKNVELGMDLYPTGSSIPDCSHACGPCFPCRRVMISFKCSMPESCPVVYRCTCRGRYYHVPSN; encoded by the exons ATGAGGAACATATATCCTCACATATTGCTTCTTGTCAGTATAGTTTTCTTGGCACTTGACCTTGGTGAAAGCCTCCATCCTCATCATT TTACTTACAAAGTGAAAGGTGGTTATGGtgaatcccaaaatcataagcatCCCAAG GAAGGGAAAAACGTAGAACTTGGAATGGATTTATACCCTACAGGATCAAGCATACCAGATTGCTCACATGCATGTGGGCCATGTTTTCCATGTAGGAGAGTGATGATAAGTTTCAAGTGTTCCATGCCTGAATCATGTCCTGTTGTCTACAGGTGTACTTGTAGAGGCAGATACTATCATGTTCCATCGAATTGA
- the LOC111891423 gene encoding uncharacterized protein LOC111891423 — MTRKSSTCAFCENSNLASICTVCVNYRLNSYGTNLTSLKSRRDSLYSKLSEVLVAKSKADDQISWRILQHEKLATLREKLHFRKEQLSKDKAKVEKTTSDLKVRYELLESAMDVLEKNRKEQLEKYYPNLICTQSLGHMAITSERLHKQSVVIKQICKLFPQRKVNIDGERKDGLSGQYDQICNAKLPRGLDPHSVPSDELAASLGYMVQLLNLIVHNVGAPALHNSGFAGSCSRIWQRDSYWDARPSSRSNEYPLFIPRQNFCTTGVETSWSDKSSSNFGVASMESEKKARLESSSSFSYTSASPHSLETHMDLQKGISLLKKSVACVTAYCYNSLCLEVPPDASTFEAFAKLLSMLSSSKEVRTAVSLKMACSRSSKQVQQLNYSVWNVNSAISSSTLLESTHTSSSMRSTHDKGLSSSPSSYLYANDMITGAHNHNHNGGKKETLTEGWDLVEHPTLPPPPSHTEDVEHWTRAMFIDATKK; from the exons ATGACTAGGAAATCCTCTACTTGCGCTTTCTGCGAGAACTCGAATCTTGCTTCTATTTGTACGGTCTGTGTCAATTACAG GTTGAATTCATATGGCACAAATTTGACATCATTAAAGAGTCGTCGAGATTCTTTATACTCAAAATTGAGTGAAGTTCTTGTTGCAAAG AGTAAGGCAGATGATCAAATTAGCTGGAGAATCCTTCAACATGAGAAACTTGCCACATTGAGAGAGAAGCTCCATTTTCGTAAAGAACAACTTTCAAAAG ATAAAGCCAAAGTTGAAAAAACGACTTCTGACTTAAAAGTCAGATATGAATTGCTTGAATCAGCCATGGATGTG TTGGAAAAGAACAGAAAAGAGCAACTGGAAAAATATTATCCTAATCTTATATGCACTCAAAGCCTTGGTCAT ATGGCAATTACATCAGAACGCCTCCATAAACAATCTGTAGTCATCAAACAAATCTGCAAATTGTTTCCACAACGCAAG GTGAATATAGATGGAGAGAGAAAAGATGGATTGAGTGGACAATATGATCAAATTTGCAATGCAAAATTACCAAGGGGACTTGATCCACATTCTGTTCCTTCAGACGAGCTTGCTGCTTCTTTAGG ATATATGGTGCAGCTTCTTAATCTGATTGTTCACAATGTTGGTGCTCCTGCACTTCATAACTCAGGTTTTGCG GGTTCATGCTCCCGTATATGGCAACGTGATTCTTATTGGGATGCACGCCCTTCCTCTAGAAG CAATGAGTATCCACTTTTCATACCCAGACAAAACTTTTGCACAACGGGTGTAGAAACATCATGGTCAGACAAAAGTTCAAGTAATTTTGGTGTTGCTTCAATGGAATCAGAAAAAAAGGCTCGTTTGGAATCTTCTAGTAGCTTCAGTTACACCTCAGCATCTCCTCATTCCCTTGAAACACACATGGATTTACAAAAAGGAATTTCACTTTTGAAAAAAAGTGTCGCCTGTGTAACTGCTTATTGTTACAACTCATTGTGCCTTGAAGTTCCTCCTGATGCTTCtacttttgaagcttttgctaAATTGTTATCCATGCTTTCTTCCTCTAAAGAAGTTCGAACTGCTGTTTCTTTGAAAATGGCTTGTTCAAG aTCATCTAAACAAGTTCAGCAGTTAAACTATTCAGTATGGAATGTGAATTCAGCTATCTCGTCAAGTACTTTACTTGAAAGCACACATACTTCATCTTCAatg AGAAGTACACATGATAAAGGTCTTTCGAGCTCTCCTTCTAGTTATCTTTATGCTAATGATATGATTACTGGGGCCCACAACCACAACCATAATGGAGGGAAAAAAGAAACACTTACGGAAGGGTGGGATCTGGTGGAGCATCCTACTTTGCCTCCTCCTCCATCCCACACTGAAGATGTAGAGCATTGGACTCGAGCCATGTTTATTGATGCAACAAAGAAGTAA
- the LOC111891411 gene encoding uncharacterized J domain-containing protein C4H3.01 has protein sequence MSNLRGICRPHHAVYSSITCCYSRARCRPRSIVKVSNSIRNPNNSSNPRLSSSRSTVFSPGIDSSDVRQIEPLWGGFSNHQRRTLVRAANWTNEKSPYDTLELEGDADDDEIKLAYRRLAKFYHPDVYDGRGSLEEGETAEARFIKIQAAYELLIDSDQRRKYDMENRVNPMKASQAWMEWLMKKRKAFDQRGDMAIVAWAEQQQQELNIRVRRLSRSKIDPDEERRILAKEKKASMENFNNTLKRHTLVLRKRDLMRKKADEEKKKLIISKLLAAEGLELASDEDDASS, from the exons ATGAGCAATTTGAGGGGAATTTGTAGGCCTCATCATGCGGTATACTCATCGATAACATGTTGTTACAGTAGAGCTCGGTGTCGACCTCGATCGATTGTTAAGGTTTCAAATTCGATACGCAATCCTAATAATTCCTCAAACCCTCGATTGTCTTCTTCCCGTTCAACAGTTTTCTCTCCAGGAATTGATTCATCAGATGTTCGTCAAATTGAACCCTTGTGGGGTGGATTCAGTAATCATCAGCGGAGGACGCTAGTTAGGGCAGCTAATTGGACTAACGAGAAATCTCCATACGATACTCTCG AGCTGGAGGGCGATGCTGATGATGATGAAATAAAGTTGGCATACAGACGTTTAGCAAAGTTCTATCATCCCGATG TTTATGATGGCAGAGGGTCTCTTGAGGAAGGAGAAACTGCTGAAGCTCGATTCATCAAGATTCAAGCAGCCTATGAGTTGCTAATAGATAGTGATCAAAGAAGAAAGTATGATATGGAAAACCGTGTCAATCCAATGAAG GCATCTCAAGCATGGATGGAGTGGTTGATGAAAAAGCGGAAGGCTTTTGATCAACGTGGTGACATGGCAATTGTTGCTTGggcagaacaacaacaacaagagtTAAATATCCGTGTACGTCGCCTCTCACGTTCAAAG ATTGATCCTGATGAGGAAAGAAGAATTCTTGCGAAAGAGAAGAAGGCATCAATGGAGAATTTCAATAATACTTTGAAAAGGCATACGCTTGTGTTGAGGAAGAGGGATTTGATGAGAAAGAAGGCAGATGAAGAGAAGAAAAAACTCATCATAAGTAAACTTTTAGCAGCCGAGGGTCTTGAGCTCGCGTCAGATGAAGATGATGCGTCATCGTAG
- the LOC111891438 gene encoding uncharacterized protein LOC111891438, whose product MGSASLKALKQVVSRKSGCVLLNDPLILIEVIDWIKKAKRKEFTFKVDFEKAFVSLSWEYLDSVLQQMEFGTKFQRWILVCLSSARVSVLINGSATTEFGKEQGVRQGDPLSSLLFIIVAEGLHLAMEMAKEKGLFQGIKLPRDGPVISHLQCVDDVIFMGSWSIENAKNLIRILRCFELSSGLKMNMSKSKIFRFGVQICELNLVARSFNCSAKLSKWKANTLSFGGRLTLCKSVLSSLGSFYFSLFKDPSKVIESLEKIRMRFFWEGDMALKKKVSIAWEKALAPKDKGGPGIGSLNAQNIALMGKWWWRFKNSNNSMWAEVIKSIYGPDGGFLGPLVAKRRSGCWGSIANIPKDLEKENVLFLEHFKLVPNNGSSTLAVQKKAI is encoded by the exons atgggatctgcttccCTTAAGGCTTTAAAACAAGTTGTGTCAAGGAAG TCTGGTTGTGTTTTACTTAACGACCCTCTTATACTTATTGAGGTAATCGATTGGATCAAGAAAGCAAAGAGGAAAGAGTTTACATTCAAGGTCGATTTCGAGAAGGCATTTGTTAGCCTTAGCTGGGAGTATTTAGACTCTGTGCTGCAACAAATGGAGTTTGGGACTAAATTCCAAAGGTGGATCCTAGTGTGCCTATCTTCTGCAAGAGTTTCAGTGCTCATAAATGGGTCTGCAACAACAGAATTTGGCAAGGAGCAAGGGGTTAGACAGGGGGACCCCCTATCTTCCCTTCTATTTATTATTGTAGCAGAGGGACTTCACTTGGCGATGGAAATGGCTAAAGAAAAGGGTCTATTTCAGGGCATTAAACTCCCTCGCGATGGTCCAGTTATATCACACCTCCAATGTGTAGATGATGTGATTTTTATGGGATCTTGGTCGATTGAGAATGCAAAGAACTTGATCAGAATCCTAAGATGCTTTGAGTTATCATCAGGACTCAAGATGAACATGTCGAAAAGCAAGATATTCCGTTTTGGGGTCCAAATTTGCGAATTGAATTTGGTGGCTCGAAGCTTCAACTGTTCT GCGAAGTTATCAAAGTGGAAAGCAAACACTTTGTCGTTTGGTGGCCGACTAACACTATGCAAATCTGTTTTAAGCAGTCTTGGTTCTTTCTATTTCTCTTTATTCAAGGATCCATCTAAAGTTATTGAGAGTCTTGAGAAAATTAGAATGAGATTCTTCTGGGAAGGAGATATGGCTTTGAAGAAGAAGGTATCGATTGCATGGGAAAAAGCCCTTGCACCTAAAGACAAAGGAGGTCCGGGGATTGGTAGTCTAAATGCACAAAATATAGCTTTAATGGGAAAGTGGTGGTGGAGATTTAAGAATTCAAACAATAGTATGTGGGCTGAGGTGATTAAGTCAATTTATGGTCCAGATGGTGGTTTCCTCGGACCCTTGGTTGCAAAGAGAAGGAGTGGGTGTTGGGGATCAATAGCTAACATCCCTAAAGACTTGGAAAAAGAAAACGTGCTCTTCCTAGAACATTTCAAGCTAGTACCCAATAATGGCAGTTCAACT CTTGCCGTTCAAAAAAAAGCAATATAA